Proteins from a genomic interval of Leifsonia sp. ZF2019:
- a CDS encoding relaxase/mobilization nuclease domain-containing protein, with product MAVVKMGQIKSTVVKALAYISRPDATNDGLWVSTNAAVIDPSNFKAVANRFAATVERVGITAPRQGSVLAHHVIQSFAPGEEMTTELAHRLGVQLAEQITGGEHEYMIATHLDKGHVHNHIIFNAVNSETGRKFHTDKYTIGKIRDLSDDLCKAEGLSVLPPLKTPATGRSFAELYRALKGESAKELLRCEIDKAAARATSWREFEGILGRAGIETSVRGGRNGTLSFREISMGRPVRDFRLGAAYTEQSIMTRMSKSVVNMVGVDASMIVKESRDTLTVTVPGTKRELQMTVAKRQVVRHGRALRIYVPAAEQHRLADKAGNIARTVSTQGLYQYFSEPDLQAALTGAKRKQVDGSMFAGWGAAMSELRELQDRVNAKARWINPYMFDAIAAVEKAREHLQEQQLAYQTTLVAAAELVADPTSDPTDLRAVQAQLRIIERDINTVGTDLRALTQLSADPAAATHIEEPATRAELQSVEEPGPASPAPDRGPTERDGSSEPTKKPMTLQERLDVQLAELKRRQQQNDSGNRDRGRGR from the coding sequence ATGGCTGTCGTGAAGATGGGGCAGATCAAGTCCACGGTTGTGAAGGCGCTGGCGTACATCTCGCGTCCTGACGCGACCAATGACGGCTTGTGGGTGTCGACGAACGCCGCCGTGATTGACCCGTCGAACTTCAAAGCCGTCGCCAATCGGTTCGCCGCAACGGTCGAGCGGGTAGGTATCACCGCGCCGCGGCAGGGTTCGGTGCTGGCTCACCATGTCATTCAGTCGTTCGCGCCGGGTGAGGAGATGACCACGGAGCTCGCGCATCGCCTGGGTGTGCAGCTGGCGGAGCAGATCACCGGCGGTGAACACGAATACATGATCGCGACCCATCTGGACAAGGGCCATGTTCATAACCACATCATCTTCAACGCGGTGAACTCTGAGACCGGACGCAAGTTCCACACAGACAAGTACACGATCGGAAAGATCCGCGACCTCTCCGATGACCTCTGCAAAGCCGAAGGCCTGAGCGTTCTCCCGCCGCTGAAGACCCCGGCGACCGGCCGTTCGTTCGCTGAGCTGTACCGGGCTTTGAAGGGCGAGAGCGCCAAGGAACTCCTGCGCTGCGAGATCGACAAGGCGGCCGCAAGAGCGACGAGCTGGCGCGAGTTCGAGGGCATCTTGGGCCGTGCCGGCATCGAGACAAGCGTGCGCGGAGGCCGCAACGGGACCCTCTCGTTCCGGGAGATCTCGATGGGCAGACCCGTGCGCGACTTCCGCCTCGGTGCCGCCTACACGGAGCAGTCGATCATGACCCGCATGTCCAAGAGCGTGGTCAACATGGTCGGTGTCGACGCGTCCATGATCGTCAAGGAATCCCGCGACACCCTCACGGTCACCGTCCCCGGCACCAAACGCGAGCTGCAGATGACCGTCGCGAAACGACAAGTCGTGCGCCACGGCCGTGCGCTGCGGATCTACGTCCCTGCCGCGGAGCAGCATCGCCTAGCGGATAAGGCGGGCAACATCGCACGCACGGTCAGCACGCAGGGCCTGTATCAATACTTCTCCGAGCCGGACCTGCAGGCGGCTCTCACCGGCGCGAAGCGGAAGCAGGTCGACGGGTCGATGTTCGCCGGCTGGGGCGCCGCGATGAGCGAACTGCGCGAGCTCCAGGACCGGGTGAACGCGAAGGCACGCTGGATAAACCCCTACATGTTCGACGCCATCGCGGCCGTCGAGAAGGCGAGAGAGCACCTTCAGGAGCAGCAGCTCGCCTACCAGACCACGCTGGTCGCGGCCGCAGAGCTCGTAGCCGACCCGACGAGTGACCCGACCGACCTACGCGCCGTACAGGCACAGCTTCGGATCATCGAACGCGACATCAACACAGTCGGCACGGACCTTCGAGCCCTCACTCAACTGTCCGCGGACCCTGCTGCGGCGACGCACATCGAGGAGCCTGCCACGCGAGCCGAACTGCAATCCGTCGAGGAGCCGGGGCCGGCATCGCCTGCACCAGATCGCGGTCCTACGGAGCGCGATGGTTCCTCTGAGCCGACCAAGAAGCCCATGACTCTGCAGGAGCGTTTGGACGTCCAGCTGGCGGAGCTCAAGCGTCGCCAGCAGCAGAACGATTCCGGCAATCGCGACCGCGGCCGAGGCCGCTAG
- a CDS encoding relaxase/mobilization nuclease domain-containing protein, producing the protein MPVIKMWQIKRGLAKALERASDPQLTGGGLWISVNAAVIDPSNIAAIVQQFGETVQSVGVTRPRTNSVAAHHLIQSFDPAVPVPLEVVHRVGVQLAERVTGGEHEYVVATHVAASPVCNHIIFNPVSFESGRRFRVGRGTIGLIRTVSDELYEAEGLPVLSRRADGSSSGVAL; encoded by the coding sequence ATGCCGGTGATCAAGATGTGGCAGATCAAGAGGGGCCTGGCCAAAGCGTTGGAGCGTGCGAGTGACCCGCAGCTCACTGGCGGCGGGCTGTGGATTTCGGTGAATGCCGCGGTGATCGATCCGTCAAACATCGCTGCGATTGTTCAACAGTTCGGAGAGACTGTGCAGAGCGTCGGGGTCACGCGGCCACGAACTAATTCCGTGGCGGCACATCACCTCATCCAGTCTTTTGATCCGGCCGTGCCTGTTCCGTTGGAGGTTGTTCACCGGGTCGGTGTGCAGTTGGCCGAGCGGGTTACAGGTGGGGAGCACGAGTACGTGGTGGCGACGCACGTGGCAGCTTCCCCGGTCTGTAACCACATCATTTTCAACCCGGTAAGTTTTGAATCTGGGCGTCGATTTCGCGTCGGCCGTGGCACCATCGGCCTGATTCGGACGGTCTCGGATGAGCTGTACGAGGCGGAAGGTCTGCCCGTACTTTCCCGGCGGGCAGACGGTTCCTCATCGGGGGTGGCGCTCTGA
- a CDS encoding MobC family plasmid mobilization relaxosome protein — protein MDGKPNRSRPVRKALSFSEVEWIAVDRRMGLTNTRSFEEFARRAVLDNEIVVQRIAFDPELLKVELSRIGNNVNQIARHVNAEDQVTFQEMRAVKKLLDQIQGLIESAAGSVVEGQT, from the coding sequence GTGGACGGCAAGCCGAATCGGTCGCGGCCGGTGCGCAAGGCGTTGTCGTTCTCGGAGGTGGAGTGGATCGCGGTTGATCGGCGGATGGGTTTGACGAACACTCGGTCGTTTGAGGAGTTCGCTCGCCGCGCGGTGTTGGACAACGAGATCGTTGTTCAGCGGATCGCGTTCGATCCGGAGTTGTTGAAGGTGGAGCTTTCCAGGATCGGGAACAACGTGAATCAGATCGCTCGGCATGTGAATGCTGAGGATCAGGTCACGTTCCAGGAGATGCGGGCCGTGAAGAAGTTGCTGGATCAGATCCAAGGGCTGATCGAGTCCGCTGCGGGTTCCGTTGTTGAGGGGCAGACCTGA
- a CDS encoding Fic/DOC family protein, with the protein MDSADFVDPYLDPQTGILRNLVGATTREALNAAEGALTVARAMQLMDKPQAASNDLTELREIHRRLFGDVYAWAGQLRTVDIRKPDGEPFLPVSMIERAADFAVGELRADGLLRQMERAQFIERLAYHYDSVNYIHPFREGNGRTQRVFWNRVARDAGWQLDWQTVQGRTNDAACRAAAEERDFGPLRVMFESIAEPIPVGRTTHPGWPAQELGRLSMGASTDEHRERSRRDVAARIDHRIEGEEAVGGGAEERRPPRTGPAR; encoded by the coding sequence ATGGACTCCGCTGATTTCGTAGATCCCTACCTCGACCCGCAGACCGGCATTCTCCGAAACCTCGTCGGTGCGACCACGCGAGAAGCGTTGAACGCCGCCGAGGGTGCGCTGACCGTTGCCCGTGCGATGCAGCTGATGGATAAGCCGCAGGCGGCGTCGAATGACCTGACCGAGCTCCGCGAGATCCATCGCCGTTTGTTCGGCGACGTGTATGCGTGGGCCGGCCAACTGCGCACGGTGGATATTCGTAAGCCGGACGGTGAACCGTTCCTGCCGGTGTCGATGATCGAGCGCGCCGCCGACTTCGCCGTGGGCGAGTTGCGCGCGGATGGTCTGCTCCGCCAAATGGAGCGTGCGCAGTTCATCGAGCGGCTGGCGTATCACTACGACAGCGTCAACTACATCCATCCGTTCCGTGAGGGCAACGGCCGCACGCAGCGGGTGTTCTGGAACCGTGTCGCCCGCGACGCTGGTTGGCAGCTGGACTGGCAAACCGTGCAGGGACGAACGAACGACGCGGCCTGCCGTGCCGCGGCCGAGGAGCGCGACTTCGGCCCGTTGCGGGTGATGTTCGAAAGCATCGCAGAACCTATCCCCGTGGGGCGCACCACGCATCCCGGATGGCCGGCGCAGGAGCTGGGCCGGCTGTCGATGGGCGCGTCGACGGATGAGCATCGCGAGCGTTCCCGTCGCGATGTGGCGGCACGAATCGATCACAGGATCGAGGGCGAAGAGGCCGTCGGCGGTGGAGCTGAGGAGCGGCGTCCGCCGCGGACCGGACCGGCACGATGA
- a CDS encoding antitoxin VbhA family protein translates to MAMDSSLQFGVEGSVRMAFSRLTVSGEVERRRLVEEAIHSGEMEGVSVDVYTRADTEDYIAGRIDSDELVERARARYGLR, encoded by the coding sequence ATGGCGATGGATTCGTCGTTGCAGTTCGGAGTGGAGGGGAGCGTTCGGATGGCATTTTCACGACTGACTGTGTCGGGGGAAGTCGAGCGGCGTCGTCTCGTTGAGGAGGCGATTCACTCCGGCGAGATGGAGGGTGTCAGCGTCGACGTCTACACTCGTGCCGATACGGAGGACTACATCGCGGGGCGGATCGACTCGGACGAGCTCGTCGAGCGCGCGCGGGCCCGGTATGGACTCCGCTGA